The Hemicordylus capensis ecotype Gifberg chromosome 6, rHemCap1.1.pri, whole genome shotgun sequence genome window below encodes:
- the ZNF219 gene encoding zinc finger protein 219 isoform X1, which yields MAAAGLPSDGTIEADLRPLSAEEVEESAAWPELHLDPASWIEGDQVWVLELQPYAPPTGEGDLEEMQQPASAEKVESKSSFMQSRQSSAKEEGISGCQHWSDEVTKSPSARRQTKKTFISDGETFSQSVNLTTDKNTHAKNRYICDQCGKGFRWPSQFNQHYKCHYRSLHIGNKATRQRKCQSEPNPPNPLVPAPLPFQAENVFADASKTTRPKPSLRTDQNRHTCNQCGKGFRWPSHLNRHYQCHYRHLRVKKKVARQGHCQSEAYNPIPLPLQAENIFADSFETFGPKSLLMADQGTHMQNLHICDQCGKSFQSLSELSHHQRMHSEGDAAQASQCQSEVPSPNPLAPDSLQDKENTCADSCKTLSPKSADQSTYTRNQHTCKQCGKDFRWPSDLIRHYQRSHSRKKVARWGKRQSKANPQSPLVPAPLPFQAENMFAHASKTSRPKSSLRTKHNRYPCNQCGKDFRWPSHLNRHYQCHNRHTVIEKKVVRQGKCQSEAYSLSPLAPISLPFHAENMFTDSCETFGPKSSQMVDQRIHTKNLQLCGQCGKSFQSFSELSHHQLLHSEGEAAQPSQCQSEVPSTNPLTPVSLQDKENACTDSCETLSHSSKLVTDQSTHAEDLQLCDQCGKGFQSLSELSHHQLVHSEGEAAQPHQCQSEVPTTNPLTPVSLQDKENACTDFCETLSHSSKLVTDQSTHAKDLQLCDQCGKGFQSLSELSHHQLMHSEGDAVQASQCQSEVPSPNPLAPDSLQDKENTCADSCETLSPKSADQSTYTRNQHTCKQCGKDFRWPSDLNRHYRRLHSRKKVAERDTSKTSRPKSSLRTKHNRYPCKQCGKDFRWPSDLNRHYRRLHSRKKVAERGKCLSKTNSRLVPSLLPFHEENRFADTSKTSRPKSSLRTKHNRYPCNQCGKDFRWPSGLDRHYQRRHKSLHIGKKVAEWGRSQSEAYSPSPLAFTSLPLQAENMFAGSCEMFSPKPLLMADQRTHMKNLYFCDQCGKDFQSFSKLAQHQLVHYGEEVVSQGLCQSDVFPVAPVPLPLQVQNTLVSQESSFKPKSLLRTSRSSHTKNLFICDHCGKSFQWPSGLARHQRVHFGKKASGPSQCQSEASNSSPLAPIPRPVKTVSADSSEAFSQKSILMTDQRHPKKLHFCDQCGKGFQWLSSLVRHQFVHSGEKAARRDERQSEVYSLRPVVRLPLRLQREIVPTDSSETVGQNSMLMTDRRRTKKWHFRDQDRPSSVVRHQSVHSGEKAARRDERHSEVYSLRPVVRLPLRLQREIVPTDSSETVGQNSMLMTDRRRTKKWHFRDQDRPSSLVHHQSVHSNPNPNSEEKTARRDKRQSEVYSLRPVIPVPMRLRTDYTLASSSETFSQNAKLRTDRSIQTKNKHICSHCGKCFRCASELAQHLWYLSVGISRENRCWSKSDGPSPFKPNAALPQTESTFTNGCKTVSQSVQLMTDQSTYLKKVSICDQCGKCFWWPSRLALHKLTHSRRRKVRRRKAMKEKSQSHIFSPLDPGSKLLQIENTNVFEPLSQSSSLSEGQKTHTENTYFCNQCGEGFQCLTDLSQHVDTHSSEQPYACAICGKEFRRRVQMVKHQKWHEESREEEGEEEGQRHPGACEPEALKRDIATEQLQCHFPKGTEELCKPFSSPKVCECGICYTGEGDSPEPLPANSIWEIGVSGHPHILSLKRPCECGFCGTSEQGSIDVQPTEPSSPSADITVCVDLMTSLSSHESVTALPEDLTASWEADKSVASMPREEASAASTPSTCVGLSPARASQDPEEPPFLSTPTGQAPPLVEEDKPYTCPQCPKQFSCSSYLTKHLRIHQAGKPYRCTICMKCFAQRTYLTKHMRLHTVGAGHSCPECGTWFTQLSYLRKHMRLHTEAHPRIKGRASPTIGCSGAASP from the coding sequence CAGGTGAAGGAGATTTGGAGGAAATGCAACAGCCAGCAAGTGCTGAGAAAGTGGAATCCAAGAGTTCCTTCATGCAAAGTAGGCAGAGCTCAGCAAAGGAAGAAGGAATTTCAGGGTGTCAACACTGGTCAGATGAAGTCACGAAAAGTCCCTCAGCACGCAGGCAGACCAAGAAAACATTTATAAGTGATGGGGAAACGTTCAGCCAAAGTGTGAATCTAACGACAGATAAGAATACCCATGCAAAGAATCGGTACATCTGTGACCAATGCGGAAAAGGCTTCCGATGGCCTTCCCAATTCAATCAACATTATAAATGTCATTATAGATCTTTACACATTGGGAATAAAGCAACTAGACAGCGCAAATGCCAATCAGAACCAAATCCCCCAAACCCACTGGTCCCTGCCCCCTTGCCTTTTCAGGCTGAGAATGTGTTTGCAGACGCTTCCAAAACAACCAGACCGAAGCCCTCACTAAGGACAGACCAGAATCGGCACACCTGCAACCAATGTGGGAAGGGCTTCCGATGGCCTTCACATCTCAATCGACATTATCAATGTCATTATCGACATTTAAGAGTTAAGAAAAAGGTAGCTAGACAGGGCCATTGCCAGTCAGAAGCTTACAATCCCATCCCCTTGCCTCTTCAGGCAGAGAATATATTTGCAGACTCTTTTGAAACATTCGGCCCAAAGTCATTGCTAATGGCAGACCAGGGCACCCATATGCAGAACCTGCACATCTGTGatcagtgtggaaagagcttccagtCACTCTCAGAACTCTCCCACCATCAGCGCATGCACTCTGAAGGGGACGCAGCTCAAGCAAGCCAATGCCAATCAGAAGTACCCAGCCCAAATCCCTTGGCACCTGACTCTCTGCAAGACAAAGAGAATACATGTGCAGATTCTTGTAAAACACTCAGCCCAAAGTCAGCGGACCAGAGCACCTATACCAGGAATCAGCACACCTGCAAGCAGTGTGGGAAGGACTTCCGATGGCCCTCAGATCTCATTCGACATTACCAACGTTCACACTCTAGGAAGAAAGTTGCTAGATGGGGCAAGCGCCAATCAAAAGCAAACCCCCAAAGTCCATTGGTGCCTGCCCCCTTGCCTTTTCAGGCAGAGAATATGTTTGCACACGCTTCCAAAACATCCAGACCAAAGTCCTCACTAAGAACAAAGCACAATCGGTACCCTTGCAACCAATGTGGGAAGGACTTCCGATGGCCTTCACATCTCAATCGACATTATCAATGTCATAATCGACatacagtcattgagaagaaagTAGTTAGACAAGGCAAGTGCCAATCAGAAGCTTACAGTCTGAGTCCCTTGGCACCCATCTCCTTGCCTTTTCATGCTGAGAATATGTTTACAGACTCTTGTGAAACATTTGGCCCAAAGTCATCGCAAATGGTAGACCAGAGAATCCATACGAAGAATCTGCAACTCTGTGGCcaatgtgggaagagcttccagTCATTCTCAGAACTCTCCCACCATCAGCTCCTGCACTCTGAAGGGGAAGCAGCTCAACCAAGCCAGTGTCAATCAGAAGTACCCAGCACAAATCCATTGACACCCGTCTCCCTGCAGGACAAGGAGAATGCATGTACAGATTCTTGTGAAACACTCAGCCATAGCTCAAAGCTAGTGACAGACCAGAGTACTCATGCTGAAGATCTGCAACTCTGTGACCAATGTGGGAAGGGCTTCCAGTCACTCTCAGAACTCTCCCACCATCAGCTCGTGCACTCTGAAGGGGAAGCAGCTCAACCACATCAGTGTCAATCAGAAGTACCCACCACAAATCCATTGACACCCGTCTCCCTGCAGGACAAGGAGAATGCATgtacagatttttgtgaaacactCAGCCATAGCTCAAAGCTAGTGACAGACCAGAGTACTCATGCTAAAGATCTGCAACTCTGTGACCAATGTGGGAAGGGCTTCCAGTCACTCTCAGAACTCTCCCACCATCAGCTCATGCACTCTGAAGGGGACGCAGTTCAAGCAAGCCAATGCCAATCAGAAGTACCCAGCCCAAATCCCTTGGCACCTGACTCTCTGCAAGACAAGGAGAATACATGTGCAGATTCTTGTGAAACACTCAGCCCAAAGTCAGCGGACCAGAGCACCTATACCAGGAATCAGCACACCTGCAAGCAGTGTGGGAAGGACTTCCGGTGGCCCTCGGACCTCAATCGGCATTATCGACGTTTACACTCTAGGAAGAAAGTAGCTGAACGGGACACTTCCAAAACATCCAGACCAAAGTCCTCACTAAGGACCAAGCACAATCGGTACCCTTGCAAGCAATGTGGGAAGGACTTCCGATGGCCCTCGGACCTCAATCGGCACTATCGACGTTTACACTCTAGGAAGAAAGTAGCTGAACGGGGCAAGTGCTTATCAAAAACAAATAGTCGGTTggtgccttccctcctgcctttTCATGAAGAGAATAGGTTTGCAGACACTTCCAAAACATCCAGACCAAAGTCCTCACTAAGGACAAAGCACAATCGGTACCCTTGCAACCAATGTGGGAAGGACTTCCGATGGCCTTCGGGCCTCGATCGGCATTATCAGCGTCGGCACAAAAGTTTACACATTGGAAAGAAAGTAGCTGAATGGGGCCGGAGCCAGTCAGAAGCTTACAGCCCAAGTCCCTTGGCATTCACCTCATTGCCTCTTCAGGCAGAGAATATGTTTGCAGGCTCTTGTGAAATGTTCAGCCCAAAGCCATTGCTAATGGCAGACCAGCGCACCCATATGAAGAATCTGTACTTCTGTGATCAATGTGGGAAGGACTTCCAGTCATTCTCAAAACTTGCCCAACATCAGCTTGTACACTATGGAGAGGAAGTTGTAAGTCAGGGCCTGTGCCAGTCAGATGTATTCCCAGTGGCCCCTGTTCCCTTGCCCCTGCAAGTGCAGAATACACTTGTTTCCCAAGAGTCTTCATTCAAACCAAAGTCACTGCTAAGGACAAGCCGGAGCAGCCATACTAAAAATCTGTTCATCTGTGAccattgtggaaagagcttccaatGGCCTTCTGGACTTGCCAGACATCAACGTGTACATTTTGGAAAGAAAGCCTCTGGACCCAGCCAGTGCCAGTCAGAAGCATCCAACTCAAGTCCCTTGGCACCCATCCCCCGGCCAGTGAAGACTGTGTCTGCAGACTCTTCTGAAGCCTTCAGCCAAAAGTCAATTCTAATGACAGACCAGAGACATCCTAAAAAACTACACTTCTGTGACCAGTGTGGGAAGGGCTTCCAGTGGCTCTCTTCACTTGTCCGTCATCAGTTTGTACACTCTGGGGAGAAAGCAGCTAGACGGGACGAGCGCCAATCAGAAGTATACAGCCTCAGACCTGTTGTGCGACTTCCCTTGCGCCTGCAAAGAGAGATTGTACCTACAGACTCTTCTGAAACAGTTGGCCAAAACTCAATGCTAATGACAGACCGCAGACGTACTAAGAAATGGCACTTCCGTGACCAGGACAGGCCCTCTTCAGTTGTCCGTCATCAGTCTGTACACTCTGGGGAGAAAGCAGCTAGACGGGACGAGCGCCATTCAGAAGTATACAGCCTCAGACCTGTCGTGCGTCTTCCCTTGCGCCTGCAAAGAGAGATTGTACCTACAGACTCTTCTGAAACAGTCGGCCAAAACTCAATGCTAATGACAGACCGCAGACGTACTAAGAAATGGCACTTCCGTGACCAGGACAGGCCCTCTTCACTTGTCCATCATCAGTCTGTacactctaaccctaaccctaactctgagGAGAAAACAGCTAGACGGGACAAGCGCCAATCAGAAGTATACAGCCTCAGACCTGTCATACCTGTCCCCATGCGCCTGAGAACAGATTATACACTTGCCAGCTCTTCTGAAACATTCAGCCAAAATGCAAAGCTAAGAACAGATCGGAGTATCCAAACAAAGAACAAACATATCTGCAGTCATTGTGGGAAATGCTTCCGATGTGCCTCAGAACTTGCCCAACATCTCTGGTATCTTTCTGTAGGAATATCTAGAGAAAATCGATGCTGGTCAAAATCAGATGGCCCCAGCCCCTTCAAGCCTAATGCTGCTTTGCCACAAACAGAGAGTACATTTACGAATGGCTGCAAAACAGTCAGCCAAAGTGTCCAGCTAATGACAGACCAGAGCACCTACTTGAAGAAGGTCAGCATCTGTGATCAGTGTGGGAAATGCTTTTGGTGGCCCTCTCGCCTGGCCCTGCATAAACTCACTCACTCCAGGAGGAGAAAAGTTAGAAGAAGAAAAGCTATGAAGGAAAAATCCCAGTCACATATATTCAGCCCCTTAGATCCTGGCTCCAAACTCCTACAGATAGAGAATACAAATGTGTTTGAACCATTAAGCCAAAGTTCCAGCCTGTCGGAAGGCCAGAAGACCCACACCGAGAACACCTACTTCTGTAACCAATGTGGTGAAGGCTTTCAGTGTCTCACTGACCTCAGCCAACACGTGGACACCCATTCTAGCGAGCAGCCCTATGCCTGTGCCATTTGTGGGAAGGAGTTCAGGCGCAGGGTACAGATGGTGAAACACCAGAAGTGGCATGAGGAGAGCCGtgaagaagaaggagaggaagaaggccAGAGGCATCCGGGTGCATGTGAACCAGAAGCTCTCAAGCGGGACATAGCAACAGAGCAGCTGCAATGCCATTTCCCCAAAGGAACGGAAGAACTCTGCAAACCTTTTTCCAGTCCAAAAGTCTGTGAGTGTGGCATTTGCTACACTGGAGAAGGTGATAGCCCTGAACCTCTTCCtgcaaacagcatctgggaaATTGGTGTCAGTGGCCACCCCCATATCCTATCCCTAAAGCGACCCTGTGAGTGTGGGTTCTGTGGGACCAGTGAGCAGGGCAGCATTGACGTGCAGCCCACTGAACCGTCTTCCCCCAGTGCTGATATCACAGTTTGTGTGGATCTGATGACCAGTTTGAGTTCCCATGAGTCTGTCACTGCCTTGCCTGAAGACTTGACCGCCTCCTGGGAGGCTGACAAGAGTGTTGCAAGCATGCCGAGGGAGGAGGCTTCTGCTGCAAGCACCCCCTCCACATGTGTGGGGTTGTCCCCTGCTAGGGCCAGCCAGGACCCCGAGGAGCCTCCTTTCCTGAGCACACCTACGGGGCAAGCTCCCCCTTTGGTGGAAGAGGACAAGCCTTACACTTGCCCCCAGTGTCCAAAGCAGTTCAGCTGCAGTTCATACCTGACAAAGCACCTACGCATCCACCAGGCAGGGAAACCATACAGGTGCACCATCTGCATGAAGTGCTTTGCCCAGCGTACATATCTGACCAAGCACATGCGACTGCACACAGTGGGGGCAGGGCATAGCTGCCCAGAATGTGGCACCTGGTTCACTCAGTTATCATACCTGCGTAAGCACATGCGcctccacacagaggcccacccaAGGATCAAAGGCAGGGCCAGCCCTACCATTGGGTGCAGTGGAGCAGCCTCCCCATGA